The proteins below are encoded in one region of Prosthecobacter dejongeii:
- a CDS encoding serine hydrolase domain-containing protein, which yields MLRPALLTTFALLGSLPAATPYFPPPDSAGGWREATEVKPARDLAGVDVAKLEPAYITAERSTANGGLVVVRRGYLVFERYFGKASRNANPDMASTGKAFCSIACGIMLEEFKDKIPQGLDTKVFNETYLPQALPLKDPRQAQITLGQLLCMTAGYWGEGQAPSGYVKGDPKPRPLKPVKGQDVKAIDQSSLDVPLWCDPGAGYSYSSPSPHIASIVLRNVSGMELKDYLHTRLAVPQGWGAWNYCLYRGDTVMAHANGAGSTALHATDVMRFGYCLAQKGQWQGQQLVPASYIEKCQTWSPYNPHTPFSLQWEHNADGHVAGAPRDAFWKSGAGGFCLYVVPSLDLVVYKLGGKDGQYDEKLTRLPQPPPTSDRTGWQPPVTNAFFEGPGGLGRLLEMVCAAVRVD from the coding sequence ATGCTACGCCCCGCCCTGCTCACCACCTTTGCCCTCCTGGGCAGCCTGCCTGCCGCCACGCCCTACTTTCCCCCGCCGGATAGCGCCGGGGGCTGGCGCGAGGCGACGGAGGTGAAACCCGCCCGCGACCTGGCTGGCGTGGACGTGGCGAAGCTGGAGCCCGCCTACATCACGGCGGAGCGCAGCACGGCGAATGGCGGCCTCGTCGTCGTGCGGCGCGGTTACCTCGTGTTCGAGCGTTACTTTGGCAAAGCCAGCCGGAATGCGAATCCCGACATGGCCTCCACCGGCAAGGCCTTTTGCAGCATCGCCTGCGGCATCATGCTGGAGGAGTTTAAGGACAAAATCCCCCAGGGGCTGGACACGAAAGTTTTCAATGAAACCTACCTGCCCCAGGCCCTACCGCTGAAAGATCCCCGCCAGGCGCAGATCACCCTGGGCCAGCTCCTCTGCATGACCGCCGGCTACTGGGGCGAAGGCCAGGCCCCCAGCGGTTATGTGAAAGGCGACCCGAAACCCCGTCCGCTGAAGCCCGTGAAAGGCCAGGATGTGAAGGCCATTGATCAGTCCTCCCTGGACGTGCCGCTGTGGTGCGATCCCGGTGCTGGCTACTCCTACTCCAGCCCCTCCCCCCACATCGCCAGCATCGTCCTGCGCAACGTCAGCGGCATGGAGCTCAAAGACTACCTGCACACCCGCCTGGCCGTGCCGCAGGGCTGGGGTGCGTGGAACTACTGCCTCTACCGGGGAGATACTGTCATGGCGCATGCCAATGGCGCGGGCAGCACCGCGCTGCATGCCACGGATGTCATGCGTTTTGGCTACTGCCTCGCGCAGAAAGGCCAGTGGCAGGGCCAACAGCTCGTGCCCGCCAGCTACATCGAAAAATGCCAGACCTGGAGCCCGTACAACCCCCACACCCCCTTCAGCCTCCAGTGGGAGCACAATGCCGATGGCCACGTGGCCGGGGCCCCGCGCGATGCCTTTTGGAAATCCGGTGCGGGCGGCTTTTGCCTGTATGTGGTGCCCTCGCTGGACCTGGTGGTGTACAAACTGGGCGGCAAAGACGGCCAGTATGATGAAAAGCTGACCCGCCTCCCCCAGCCCCCACCCACTAGCGACCGCACTGGCTGGCAGCCACCCGTGACGAATGCCTTCTTCGAAGGTCCCGGCGGCCTCGGTCGCCTGCTGGAAATGGTCTGCGCTGCCGTGCGCGTGGACTGA
- the scpB gene encoding SMC-Scp complex subunit ScpB produces the protein MHLNAIVESLLFATQEPLPLTQMVTAVKDTAKDIRDATPEGETVPEWIEPLLTVDELSLRVAIDELVAHYEADGRAFTIVERSHGWRLCAKVDYVEWCRALYPGKKVQRLSQPALETLAIIAYRQPITKAGVEAVRGVSVDAMVQQLVDRGLVKIEGRADLPGRPLLYGTTDAFLDHFAVRTLDELPNASELRRVKLPTPDSEQPGAAAPEETQLSLAPAASE, from the coding sequence ATGCACCTGAACGCCATCGTTGAATCCCTGCTCTTTGCGACCCAGGAGCCTCTGCCCCTGACGCAGATGGTGACGGCGGTGAAGGACACGGCGAAGGACATCCGCGATGCCACGCCCGAGGGCGAAACGGTGCCGGAATGGATCGAGCCCCTGCTGACGGTGGATGAGCTCAGCCTGCGCGTGGCCATTGATGAACTGGTGGCGCATTACGAGGCTGACGGCCGCGCCTTCACCATTGTGGAGCGCAGCCACGGCTGGCGACTCTGTGCCAAAGTGGACTATGTGGAGTGGTGCCGCGCGCTTTATCCCGGGAAAAAAGTGCAGCGCCTCAGCCAGCCTGCGCTGGAGACCCTGGCCATCATCGCCTACCGCCAGCCCATCACCAAAGCCGGTGTGGAGGCCGTGCGCGGCGTGAGTGTGGATGCCATGGTGCAGCAGCTCGTGGATCGCGGGCTGGTGAAGATCGAAGGCCGGGCGGATCTGCCCGGCCGCCCCCTGCTGTATGGCACCACGGATGCCTTCCTGGACCACTTTGCCGTGCGCACGCTGGACGAGCTGCCAAACGCCAGCGAGCTGCGCCGCGTGAAGCTGCCCACCCCAGACTCTGAACAACCTGGGGCCGCTGCCCCGGAGGAAACCCAGCTTTCCCTCGCCCCCGCCGCCTCTGAGTAA
- the pheA gene encoding chorismate mutase — protein sequence MSLEDTRIKIDAIDQQLIRLLNERAELVHVIGEIKKKDGLDIYVPGREDKLLRKLCELNAAQQGLLTEKAIRAIFREIMSAALALENSMKISFLGPAGSWTHQVAINKFGNSVSYVAEASTEGVFSRVACQGVDYGVLPIEHSTEGAVHHTLDHLVDSELQIYAEILWKVETVVMAKGDAASVKVIYGHPQMLAQCRPWLGQCYPHATLIESASSSLAATHAESEPGTAALGTPLSAELHSLRVLSTSPREHATRARFIILGRRSGAPTGHDNTMLMVHARDRVGALLEVLQVFASRNVNVRQIENRPVPGDLTGEQARFFLEISGHHEEPSLQEAIADLTTQGAKVKVLGSYPAPGWVEER from the coding sequence ATGTCCCTCGAAGATACCCGCATCAAGATTGACGCCATCGATCAACAGCTCATCCGCCTGCTCAATGAGCGGGCCGAGCTGGTGCACGTCATCGGCGAGATCAAAAAGAAAGACGGCCTGGACATCTACGTCCCCGGCCGCGAGGACAAACTGCTGCGCAAGCTCTGCGAGCTGAATGCCGCCCAGCAGGGCCTGCTCACGGAAAAGGCCATCCGAGCCATCTTCCGCGAGATCATGAGCGCGGCCCTAGCGCTGGAAAACAGCATGAAGATCTCCTTTCTCGGCCCCGCCGGGAGCTGGACCCACCAGGTGGCCATCAATAAATTTGGCAACAGCGTCTCCTACGTGGCCGAGGCCAGCACCGAGGGCGTCTTTTCCCGCGTGGCCTGCCAGGGCGTGGACTACGGCGTGCTGCCCATCGAGCACTCCACCGAAGGGGCCGTGCACCACACGCTGGATCACCTGGTGGATTCAGAGCTGCAGATCTACGCCGAGATCCTCTGGAAAGTGGAAACCGTCGTCATGGCCAAGGGTGATGCCGCCTCCGTCAAAGTCATCTACGGGCACCCCCAGATGCTGGCCCAGTGCCGTCCCTGGTTAGGCCAGTGCTACCCCCACGCCACGCTCATCGAAAGCGCCTCCTCCAGCCTGGCCGCCACCCATGCGGAAAGCGAGCCCGGCACCGCCGCCCTGGGCACCCCGCTGAGTGCAGAGCTGCACAGCCTGCGCGTGCTCTCCACCTCCCCGCGCGAGCACGCCACCCGCGCCCGTTTCATCATCCTGGGCCGCCGCAGCGGCGCCCCCACCGGGCATGACAACACCATGCTCATGGTGCATGCACGCGATCGCGTAGGCGCGCTGCTGGAGGTGCTGCAAGTCTTCGCCAGCCGAAACGTCAACGTGCGGCAGATCGAAAATCGCCCCGTCCCAGGCGACCTCACCGGCGAGCAGGCCCGGTTTTTCCTAGAGATCAGCGGTCATCACGAAGAACCCTCCCTGCAGGAAGCCATCGCCGACCTGACCACCCAAGGCGCCAAAGTCAAAGTGCTCGGCAGCTACCCCGCCCCCGGCTGGGTGGAGGAGCGGTGA
- a CDS encoding RrF2 family transcriptional regulator, whose translation MRLTKRGEYALRTMIRLGVADRNGEGVISVSSLAEQEHLPFKFLEAILFELRTAGYVESLRGKHGGARLARPMSGIKMGEIVRLIDGKLAPIGCASETEYEKCTCPDEEHCGLRMLMIDVRNAIANILDRYTLEHVVEVTLRKQEQCGTSKKKATKKTSKARHADPADGFLAVLLDTPV comes from the coding sequence ATGAGACTGACCAAACGCGGGGAGTACGCCCTCCGCACCATGATTCGCCTGGGTGTCGCTGACCGCAATGGTGAAGGGGTGATCTCCGTATCCTCCCTCGCTGAGCAGGAGCACCTGCCCTTCAAATTTCTCGAAGCCATCCTGTTTGAATTGCGCACGGCGGGCTATGTGGAAAGCCTGCGCGGCAAGCATGGCGGGGCTCGTTTGGCCCGGCCTATGAGCGGGATCAAGATGGGTGAAATCGTCCGCCTCATTGATGGCAAGCTGGCCCCCATCGGCTGCGCGAGTGAGACGGAATATGAAAAGTGCACCTGCCCGGATGAGGAGCACTGCGGCCTGCGGATGCTGATGATCGATGTGCGCAATGCCATCGCCAATATCCTGGATCGCTACACGCTGGAGCACGTGGTGGAGGTGACGCTGCGCAAGCAGGAGCAGTGCGGGACCTCGAAGAAAAAGGCGACGAAAAAAACCAGCAAGGCCCGCCATGCCGACCCTGCCGATGGCTTTCTGGCGGTGCTGCTGGACACGCCGGTGTAG
- the ilvC gene encoding ketol-acid reductoisomerase — MPAKIYTEKDASLAPLKGKTCAVIGFGSQGHAHALNLKESGVNVIIGLYAGSKSRKVATEKGFKVYDTAEAVKLADVIFVAVPDTKIGGVYKADIAPNLTKGKTLLFSHGFAIHYKTVVPPKDVNVIMVAPKGPGHIVRRQYTEGKGVPGLIAIYQDPSKKSKQIALAWAHGVGCTRGGVIQTDFKEETETDLFGEQTVLCGGTSALVQAGFEVLVEAGYSPEMAYFECLHELKLIVDLMNESGIAGMRFSISETAKWGDVKVGPKIIDASVKKRMKAALKEIQNGKFAKEWIKETESGYKTFNKLLKDGEKHPIEKTGARLRSLMPWIKKRDFKGQQASYE, encoded by the coding sequence ATGCCCGCAAAAATCTACACTGAAAAAGACGCCAGCCTGGCGCCTCTCAAAGGCAAAACCTGCGCCGTGATCGGCTTTGGCTCGCAGGGCCATGCACACGCCCTGAACCTCAAGGAAAGCGGCGTGAACGTCATCATCGGTCTGTATGCCGGCAGCAAGAGCCGCAAGGTCGCTACCGAAAAAGGCTTCAAAGTTTATGACACCGCTGAAGCTGTGAAGCTCGCTGACGTCATCTTCGTCGCCGTGCCAGACACCAAAATCGGCGGTGTTTACAAGGCCGACATCGCCCCGAACCTGACCAAGGGCAAGACCCTCCTCTTCAGCCACGGCTTCGCCATCCATTACAAGACCGTCGTCCCGCCGAAGGATGTGAACGTCATCATGGTCGCCCCGAAAGGCCCAGGCCACATCGTCCGCCGTCAATACACCGAAGGCAAAGGCGTCCCAGGGCTCATCGCCATCTATCAGGACCCTTCCAAAAAATCCAAGCAGATCGCTCTCGCTTGGGCCCACGGCGTGGGTTGCACCCGTGGCGGCGTCATCCAGACCGACTTCAAGGAAGAAACCGAAACCGATCTCTTCGGTGAGCAGACCGTCCTTTGCGGCGGCACCAGCGCCCTCGTGCAGGCTGGTTTCGAAGTGCTGGTCGAGGCCGGCTACTCCCCTGAAATGGCTTACTTCGAGTGCCTCCATGAGCTCAAACTCATCGTGGACCTCATGAACGAGTCCGGCATCGCCGGCATGCGTTTCTCCATCTCTGAAACCGCCAAGTGGGGCGACGTCAAAGTCGGTCCAAAGATCATTGACGCCAGCGTCAAGAAGCGCATGAAGGCAGCTCTGAAGGAAATTCAGAACGGCAAGTTCGCCAAGGAGTGGATCAAGGAAACCGAAAGCGGTTACAAGACCTTCAACAAGCTGCTCAAAGACGGCGAGAAGCACCCGATCGAGAAGACCGGCGCTCGCCTCCGCAGCCTGATGCCATGGATCAAGAAGCGCGACTTCAAAGGCCAGCAGGCCAGCTACGAGTGA
- a CDS encoding alkaline phosphatase family protein: protein MIFRPLLLALGITATLSAADKDQHVVLISLDGFPAWMWKDPSLAVPNLRKLAADGAQTQAMTVSNPSITWINHTTMVTGVNPRKHGVLFNGLLVRGEGNKPPKVEPWVHKNRLVHVPTLYDIAHQEGLTTAEVDWVAIKDAETITWSFEELPNADRPIEKEMIAAGLLTAEQISWMNPGPQRKNMAWHDLTWTLAASHILKTHKPNLLLYHTLNTDGMHHRYGPANMASYTALAYTDRLVGDLVKAVEEAGLKDKTTFVIATDHGFKKVTHYVFPNVALKKAGYAKAFGNAITQCEVAAMTQGGLCFIYVLDPARKAELLPKLKELFAATEGVDKVIDGNDGPTLGMPTPAENQGMGDLVLYAKAGYAFNNGAAGEAVTGPSVDYGGTHGYPNTDPELDGIFIASGKGIQKGIILPRMANLDIAPTIARLLDITLPAPDGRVLEEILEPRK from the coding sequence ATGATTTTTCGACCTCTCCTCCTGGCCCTTGGTATAACGGCGACGCTTTCTGCGGCAGATAAAGACCAGCACGTCGTGCTCATCAGTCTGGATGGCTTCCCCGCCTGGATGTGGAAGGACCCCTCCCTGGCCGTGCCAAATCTGCGCAAGCTCGCCGCCGATGGCGCGCAGACGCAGGCCATGACCGTCTCCAACCCCTCCATCACCTGGATCAACCACACCACCATGGTCACCGGGGTGAACCCGCGCAAACACGGCGTGCTCTTCAATGGCCTCCTGGTGCGGGGGGAAGGGAACAAGCCGCCGAAAGTCGAACCTTGGGTGCATAAGAATCGCCTCGTGCATGTGCCCACCCTCTATGACATCGCCCACCAGGAAGGCCTCACCACCGCCGAAGTGGACTGGGTGGCCATCAAAGATGCAGAGACCATCACCTGGAGCTTTGAGGAACTGCCGAATGCGGACCGCCCTATCGAAAAAGAAATGATCGCCGCCGGGCTGCTGACGGCGGAGCAAATCTCCTGGATGAACCCCGGCCCGCAGCGCAAGAACATGGCCTGGCATGACCTCACCTGGACCCTGGCCGCCAGCCACATCCTCAAGACGCACAAGCCTAACTTACTTTTGTACCACACCCTGAATACCGACGGCATGCACCACCGCTACGGCCCGGCCAACATGGCCAGCTACACCGCCCTGGCCTACACAGATCGGCTCGTGGGTGACCTCGTGAAAGCCGTGGAAGAAGCCGGGCTGAAGGACAAGACCACCTTCGTCATCGCCACCGACCACGGCTTCAAAAAAGTCACCCACTACGTCTTCCCCAACGTGGCCCTGAAAAAAGCCGGTTATGCCAAAGCCTTTGGCAATGCCATCACCCAGTGCGAAGTCGCCGCCATGACCCAGGGCGGCCTCTGCTTCATCTACGTGCTGGACCCCGCCCGCAAAGCCGAGCTACTGCCCAAGCTCAAAGAACTCTTCGCCGCCACCGAGGGCGTGGACAAGGTGATTGATGGCAACGACGGCCCCACCCTCGGCATGCCCACCCCAGCGGAAAACCAGGGCATGGGCGACCTCGTGCTGTATGCCAAGGCCGGCTACGCCTTTAACAACGGCGCAGCCGGTGAAGCCGTCACCGGCCCCAGCGTGGACTACGGCGGCACCCATGGTTACCCAAACACCGACCCCGAACTGGACGGCATCTTCATCGCCTCCGGCAAAGGCATCCAAAAAGGCATCATCCTCCCCCGCATGGCGAATCTCGACATCGCCCCCACCATCGCCCGCCTGCTGGACATCACCCTGCCCGCGCCCGATGGCCGCGTGCTGGAAGAAATCTTGGAACCCCGGAAGTGA
- a CDS encoding transglutaminase domain-containing protein: MSLIPSWLQALRRNRVLRELTTGVVLAVLLIGAHAESLPWPYAPTPTWWTTRGVLSPGVVPDDFAAINQGQLKNIVSASIAEMNAKLTGGAGPALNAMVNSWATPSSHTDDFAVVNQGQVKAVALPIYQRLVEVGVFTALPAWTNSSSSGTDDYALANIGQVKNLFAFNLPEAPTLTLKSWFNQQLVLANQLSPFGLLVTVTNGDVTVPNENVTFEVFQSQGGLLETTNLTANPLASLSVVSDSSGFAKCQFRAPSQPSYCWIRASLSNEQSQWFLMTVAGVTGPFPNNPPGTTGVDFLRDSDADGISDAEENVNGSDPKDATQSPHPENFVKFKSWTAYKSDIINVLRVVKSEGPDEWNCSRKTHNNTTVVRDEKSVEATRPNLDLDPYTQPASADWKLDPGFQRSFPSSHVFSNNHNSETNDATSKILIYSSHKLQIISDTLLTKDYSLRFAVYRQRREGSVVKPEVYVETVQLTLPANSLEGQTVSLSYEPKLNCNDTYVFKPVEPISVDRVSFESSLSNAQHHLRSDDGNTIYKAPHWWDKNHDGLAETDETTGERNYPLAFKRGSPLSVKVKFHTRGILNYSYYQVKAVVTGGLTLPEVETGASFDTDGWLTLQSTPFEQKLNNTIQFYNGQGNSAFTIQWQVREGDSGSWLDAGTTKHTFYITGGDRPSGDDYNYLPETFLNVACRNAHGLGDNPQQVVDAVFSEFMDRKVCRVIPSTGNPQADPMVYAHDEDTLGFDSIVNFIALGKGRCGHWANLFSDCLRLHGINESEQVVIEPEDPNTVNSIPFSKTNWRFKDAYESKEGFSLSLSYPFSEALLFINNWDISDVWNPIPKTAVPAQGTDNPSMYFADHVVNKFNGKIYDSSYGVKFDNLVDWEDSALAARGAWAIPSGINRPDLFWIEIANQPNSRETYSRENSD, from the coding sequence ATGTCGCTTATCCCCTCCTGGCTCCAGGCGCTCCGCCGAAATCGCGTGCTGCGCGAGCTTACCACAGGTGTTGTTTTAGCCGTTTTATTAATTGGAGCTCATGCGGAATCTTTACCTTGGCCTTATGCCCCAACACCTACTTGGTGGACGACTCGGGGCGTTCTATCTCCGGGTGTTGTTCCTGACGACTTTGCAGCGATCAATCAAGGGCAGTTGAAGAATATTGTCTCAGCCTCCATTGCAGAGATGAATGCAAAGTTAACGGGGGGGGCTGGCCCAGCACTTAATGCCATGGTCAATTCTTGGGCAACCCCATCTTCTCACACCGATGACTTTGCTGTTGTGAATCAAGGTCAAGTTAAGGCTGTGGCGCTTCCCATCTATCAAAGGCTCGTGGAAGTGGGTGTTTTCACAGCTCTTCCTGCGTGGACAAATTCTTCTTCTAGTGGAACTGATGATTACGCCTTAGCAAACATCGGTCAGGTCAAAAACTTATTCGCCTTCAACCTTCCTGAAGCGCCTACTTTAACATTAAAATCTTGGTTCAATCAGCAGTTAGTTTTAGCAAATCAGTTGTCTCCGTTTGGGCTATTAGTGACTGTGACAAATGGAGATGTAACGGTCCCAAATGAAAACGTCACTTTCGAGGTTTTTCAAAGTCAGGGAGGCCTTTTGGAGACCACTAATTTGACGGCTAACCCACTGGCGAGCTTAAGCGTTGTCAGTGATTCGTCAGGTTTTGCCAAATGCCAGTTTCGTGCGCCTTCTCAACCAAGTTATTGCTGGATTCGTGCCAGTCTTAGCAACGAGCAATCTCAATGGTTCTTAATGACGGTTGCAGGAGTCACTGGGCCTTTCCCGAACAATCCTCCTGGCACCACTGGAGTGGACTTTTTACGTGACTCAGACGCCGATGGGATTTCGGACGCCGAAGAAAACGTCAATGGAAGTGACCCAAAAGACGCCACACAATCCCCGCATCCAGAAAACTTCGTTAAATTCAAGAGTTGGACGGCTTATAAATCTGATATAATTAATGTCTTACGCGTCGTAAAATCTGAGGGGCCTGATGAATGGAATTGCTCACGAAAGACACACAACAATACGACGGTGGTACGAGACGAAAAGTCAGTCGAAGCCACGCGTCCGAATTTGGATTTAGATCCCTACACACAGCCTGCCTCGGCAGATTGGAAGCTTGATCCTGGCTTTCAACGCTCTTTTCCATCTAGCCATGTTTTTTCCAACAATCACAATAGTGAGACCAATGATGCCACTAGTAAAATTTTAATTTACTCTTCTCATAAGCTGCAGATTATTTCAGATACTTTATTGACAAAAGACTACAGCTTACGTTTCGCGGTTTATCGTCAAAGGAGGGAGGGGAGTGTGGTCAAGCCAGAAGTGTATGTTGAGACTGTCCAATTAACTTTACCTGCCAATTCACTGGAGGGACAAACAGTCAGTCTGTCCTATGAACCTAAACTCAACTGTAATGACACTTATGTTTTTAAGCCCGTCGAGCCGATAAGTGTTGATCGCGTGAGTTTTGAAAGCTCGTTATCTAATGCACAACATCATTTGCGTTCCGACGATGGTAACACTATCTATAAAGCCCCTCATTGGTGGGATAAAAACCACGATGGGCTGGCGGAGACGGATGAAACGACGGGTGAAAGAAATTACCCCCTTGCATTTAAGCGCGGGAGCCCACTTTCTGTGAAGGTGAAATTTCACACGAGAGGCATTCTCAATTATAGTTATTATCAGGTGAAGGCGGTCGTCACAGGAGGGCTGACTTTGCCTGAAGTAGAGACCGGCGCTTCCTTTGATACGGATGGTTGGCTAACTTTGCAGAGCACTCCCTTTGAGCAAAAACTTAACAATACCATTCAGTTCTACAATGGACAGGGAAATAGTGCCTTCACGATCCAGTGGCAAGTGAGGGAAGGAGATAGTGGCTCATGGCTAGACGCTGGAACGACCAAACACACCTTTTATATTACTGGTGGCGATCGTCCATCAGGCGATGATTATAATTACCTGCCAGAGACATTTCTTAATGTAGCTTGTCGTAATGCACATGGTCTTGGCGACAACCCACAGCAGGTGGTGGATGCTGTCTTTTCTGAATTTATGGATAGAAAAGTTTGTCGGGTGATTCCGTCAACGGGGAATCCTCAAGCGGATCCGATGGTTTATGCCCACGATGAGGACACTCTTGGATTTGACTCCATAGTTAATTTTATAGCTTTAGGAAAGGGGCGCTGCGGGCACTGGGCAAATTTATTTTCTGATTGTCTTCGCCTGCACGGCATTAATGAGTCTGAACAAGTTGTTATAGAGCCGGAAGATCCTAATACCGTTAATAGCATTCCATTTTCGAAGACTAACTGGAGGTTTAAAGATGCTTACGAAAGTAAAGAAGGCTTCAGTTTATCTCTTTCATATCCCTTTTCTGAAGCTCTATTGTTTATAAACAATTGGGATATTTCTGATGTTTGGAATCCAATACCAAAAACAGCAGTGCCTGCACAAGGAACTGACAATCCAAGTATGTATTTTGCTGATCATGTTGTTAATAAATTTAATGGTAAAATTTATGATTCTTCTTATGGAGTTAAATTTGATAATTTGGTCGATTGGGAGGACTCTGCATTGGCTGCTAGAGGTGCGTGGGCTATTCCTTCTGGCATTAACCGACCGGATTTGTTTTGGATCGAGATAGCAAATCAACCAAATTCACGTGAAACTTATTCTCGTGAAAATTCAGATTGA
- a CDS encoding undecaprenyl-diphosphate phosphatase gives MPDWLSVILLGIIEGVTEFLPISSTGHLLIPQTLGWLPAKSDLFNVVIQSGAVLAVLAVFTQRVKQLAFSLGSPETRDYLAKLAAAFILTAAGGLVIKKLDVELPETVPPVAWATLIGGIIILWLERVYRGKAGTTEITWVVVAAVAAAQLLAAVFPGTSRSGASIMMAMAFGIARPAATEFSFLLGIPTLMAAGGLKIFSEIKDHGVGGEDWSMVALGTLVSALSAFVVVKWLIRFVQSHTFNSFAIYRILLGAGLLIYAATLNH, from the coding sequence ATGCCCGACTGGCTCTCCGTTATCTTGCTTGGCATCATCGAAGGTGTTACCGAGTTCCTCCCCATCTCCTCCACGGGGCATCTTTTGATTCCCCAGACCCTCGGCTGGTTACCTGCCAAAAGTGACCTCTTTAACGTGGTCATCCAGAGTGGGGCCGTGCTCGCCGTGCTCGCCGTCTTCACCCAGCGGGTAAAGCAGTTAGCCTTCAGCCTCGGCAGCCCAGAGACGCGGGATTACCTGGCCAAATTAGCCGCCGCTTTCATCCTCACCGCCGCCGGTGGCCTGGTCATCAAAAAGCTGGATGTGGAGCTGCCAGAAACCGTGCCCCCCGTGGCCTGGGCCACCCTCATCGGTGGCATCATCATCCTCTGGCTGGAGCGCGTGTATCGGGGGAAAGCAGGCACCACTGAGATCACCTGGGTCGTCGTCGCCGCCGTAGCCGCCGCGCAGCTACTCGCCGCCGTTTTTCCCGGCACCTCCCGCTCCGGGGCCAGCATCATGATGGCCATGGCCTTCGGCATCGCCCGGCCTGCCGCCACCGAGTTCTCCTTCCTCCTCGGCATCCCCACCCTCATGGCTGCCGGCGGGCTGAAAATCTTTTCCGAGATCAAAGATCACGGCGTGGGTGGCGAAGACTGGTCCATGGTGGCCCTAGGCACCCTGGTCAGTGCCCTGTCCGCCTTCGTCGTGGTAAAGTGGCTCATCCGTTTCGTGCAGAGCCACACCTTCAATAGCTTTGCCATCTACCGCATCCTCCTCGGTGCGGGATTGCTGATTTACGCGGCCACACTCAACCACTGA
- a CDS encoding DUF2062 domain-containing protein, translated as MVDFAKGYFRRSIFKTYRFFKHPRKLKTSPIMRWFARHFLDKRVWKPTQHTFAGGMAVGLFVTVQLLPIQMPTAAILAAIFRVNIPIAIALCWLSNPATLAPIGLLENWMGTWIMHKFGDPTAAAAAIVEEHETLARGIQFAKAMFLGGVFLGGALAPVGYVLSYLTWGAIDQWNKFRRQPDLPLEKGPDA; from the coding sequence ATGGTTGACTTTGCCAAAGGCTACTTTCGCCGCTCCATCTTCAAGACCTACCGCTTCTTCAAGCATCCCCGGAAGCTGAAGACCAGCCCCATCATGCGCTGGTTTGCCCGTCACTTTTTGGACAAACGCGTGTGGAAGCCCACCCAGCACACCTTTGCGGGCGGCATGGCCGTGGGCCTCTTTGTCACCGTGCAGTTGCTGCCCATCCAGATGCCCACCGCTGCCATCCTGGCCGCCATCTTCCGGGTGAATATCCCCATCGCCATCGCCCTCTGCTGGCTCAGCAATCCCGCCACCCTCGCCCCCATCGGCCTACTGGAAAACTGGATGGGCACCTGGATCATGCATAAGTTTGGCGATCCCACCGCCGCCGCTGCCGCCATCGTGGAAGAGCATGAAACGCTGGCTCGCGGCATCCAGTTTGCCAAGGCCATGTTCCTCGGCGGCGTCTTCCTGGGCGGCGCACTGGCCCCCGTGGGCTACGTCCTCTCTTACCTCACCTGGGGCGCCATTGATCAGTGGAATAAATTCCGCAGGCAGCCCGACCTGCCGCTGGAAAAAGGCCCCGATGCCTGA
- a CDS encoding ArsR/SmtB family transcription factor → MPRSRRVHFDCLTAMRALGEPTRFALVRSLLGGPRCVNDLCEELSATPYNASKHLRVLREAGLIEVEKHSQQRVYSLAEAFRTRMKPGTQTLDLGCCQFHLDQFEEA, encoded by the coding sequence ATGCCTCGCAGCCGTCGTGTCCACTTTGACTGCCTCACCGCCATGCGTGCCCTGGGGGAGCCCACACGCTTCGCTTTGGTGCGTTCTTTGTTAGGCGGCCCCCGCTGTGTGAATGACCTGTGCGAAGAACTTTCCGCCACCCCTTACAATGCCTCCAAGCACCTCCGCGTGCTGCGCGAGGCCGGATTGATCGAAGTGGAAAAGCACAGCCAGCAGCGCGTCTATTCCCTGGCGGAGGCCTTCCGCACACGCATGAAACCCGGCACCCAGACGCTGGATCTCGGCTGCTGCCAGTTTCACCTGGACCAGTTTGAGGAAGCCTAG